GCCTGCAGAGGCCTTGGGGAGATGGTTGGGAGGTGGAGCGTGGTGCCACGGTGGGGACAGCTCACGGCCCCGGGGGATGCGGCTTGGGGGACCTGGCTTTAGAGTGGTGCTTAAAGCTGGGGAGGGGTGGCCGGCTGCAGGACCTGGGTGTCCCAGCTGCTAGGTCGCATTTGGTCTGGTATCGACAAGCCTCCTACCAGCACTTAGCAAACATCAGTGAAATCAATAATGTCAGCAGCGGAGTGTTTTGGGCTTGTTAGCTCTTGCCTGACCTCCTTGTCACGCTGCAGCCTGGGGTGTGTGGAGTCAGGTCTGCTCTTGCACAGCCTCTTGCACCACTAATTTGGGGGCACAGCCCCTTCCATCCAGCTCATGCTTTTAGCTCCAGCTGCCAGTTTCTTGTGGCTCCCAGCAACCTTGTGGTGCTGGTGCATAGATGTGCTTAGcaccccccccattccccccccagtACTCAAATCCTGACATATTTCCAAAAGTGCAATGCAGTCTTTTCCCCCACCTTAGGGAAGAGTATCTATGGGGACCGCTTCCCTGATGAGAATTTCAAGCTGAAGCACTATGGCCCAGGCTGGGTGAGCATGGCCAACGCTGGCAAGGACACCAACGGTTCCCAGTTCTTCATCACCACAGTGAAGACACCGTGGCTGGACGGCAAGCACGTGGTGTTCGGCAAAGTGCTGGAGGGCATGGTAAGGGGGAGAGCAGCACCAGCGTGGGAGGGCACGCTGGGAGGTGCACACGACCACTGTTATTCCTCTCACATCTCTGCTCTCCCCAGGACGTGGTGAGGAAGGTGGAGAACACCAAGACAGACAGCAGGGACAAGCCCCTGAAGGATGTCACCATCGCCGATTGCGGCACCATCGAGGTGGAAAAGCCCTTCGCCATCGCCAAGGAGTGATCCACCCCGCTGGCTCAGCGACGCGGCGGGGCCCTGCGCTGTGGGGACCCGGCTGCAAAGGGCTGCGGGCCTGGGGcggccctgctgcccctgcgCATTCCCCCGCGGCCTCCCGGAGCACGGGCAGCCGCTGAGCCCCTGCTCCTGGCCTTCCAGCTGGCCAGCAGGCAGGACGGAACGCTGGCTCCTCTTTCCAACACTTTTGTAAGAAGCACATGCACCAATAAATGTGACCAATGTGTTTTTTATAGAGGTGCCTTGTCTGCTCTGTCAGGGGGTGGGTTGCATGTGGAGGCCCCAGCGAAGCAGACAAGGGGGCCTCCTTGTTCCTTCTGGTTCTCCTAGGCACTGAGAACGGACCGCCACCGGTCAGGTTGGCTGGGCTTGTGCCTCCCAGCACTTTCCCCACAAGCCCACCCTCGTGCTGCCAGCCCTCTCCCCCCTTCTCCTGGGTCTCAGAGCAGCACCACGGCTCTGGCCTCACATTGCAGAAGTCAGACACAGCCACCTTTGGCCACTGGAACCGCAGTGATTTATTGCACAGAAACCCAGGTGCTGAGAGTTTTTCTTGGCGTggttcagcccccccccccccccccccaaaggctTCTCCCACAACCCCGACACAGCGCTCCTGCATGCCACGCTAAGGCACGTTGTTGGAAAGTCGCTGTGGCGGGGCTTCTCCCACCGCACCCTCATCAGCGCTCACTCCGCAGGCAAGGTGTTACTGCCAAGATCCTTCACGTGATCCTACCAGCACGTCCCTGCCCTCCGCGCTGGGGGTGCTCAGGAGCCCGGCTGTCCCTGGGACACAGCTGCAcgggggcagcagctccacggGGCGTAgaggccctgcagcaccccgcTCAGCACGGTGTCGGGGAGTGCATCTGCAACGAGAGGAGCAGGCActgctctgtgccccccccccctcgcagCCCCGTTAAATGGAGGGCGAGGCACAGCACAATGCCCAGCACCGGGGGACAGCACCAGGGGACAGCAGTGTCACCCATGGCCCTGCGCCTTACCTGTGCCTGGCAGCCGCACGTAGGGGTCAGTGTGGAAGCCAAGGACAGGTCGCTGGGAGGGcgggtggctgctgctgcggtGGGAGAAGAACCTCAGCACCTGCAGTGCCCTGCTTCCaccctggggaagggggaacCCCTCAGACTcacggggggctgctgcccttgGGGTCCTGCTGGCAGCGCCGCACCTTCAGGAAGTCCAGCACGTCCTGGGGCAGCTCCTTGTTGCGGCACAGGACGCCCTGAGGCAGGGACGGGGAtatcagcacccccaggacacggggtgccgccgccgcccgctggTGCCTCACCTGGATGTAGAGCTCCAGGCCCTGCCGgcgctgctccagcaccttggGCACCCAGTTGGGGACCCGCCGCGGGGGGAAGTCGGGCACCTTGCAGGTCTTCTTGATCTGGGGCGGAGCAGGACGCAGCATGGACCAAGGGCCGGGCGCTGTGTGTCCCCCAGGAGGGTCCCTGGCTGGGGACACACGCCCCAAACGCTGCCCCTTGTCCCGTTGGCCCCAGGTCCTCACCCGCTTGTGCAGCGCCTGGAACTCGCTGTAGCGCTTCGCCACCGTGTGCCGCCGGCCATTGCACAGCACCTCCACCAGGAACACCTGCacctcctcatcctcaccctcaccctcccagggcaggagcccccAAACCCATCCTTGGGACAGGTGGGACACCCCAACCCCAGGACCAAGGGGGGCTTGCAGGGACcaacagcccccccagccccttcaaCAGTGGGGTCAGGGTCCTCAAAGCCCCTGGAGACCATggggccaccaccaccacatgGGGCAGACGGGGACCATTGTCTGACAGGGTAGACGGGGCACCCCAGGGGACAAGCAGggacctccaccaccaccaccccgcACCCCTCACCGTGTGCGCCTTCTCGGGGCTGCGCGCCGTCGCCTCGGGCTCCGCTGCAGGTATGGAGACGACGATCATCGCCCGCTGCCACCACCGCCACCGGGACCAGCTCCTGAGGggccgccccgtcccgccccggCTGCCGGGGGCCAGGCCCAGTAGCAGAGCTGCCTCCTGGGAGCCTTCGTGTTTTGCAGCCCGAAGGTAACGCAGGGAtaagaggaaaggaaagtggGAAGTCAGCACAAGCtcgctttctctttttcagttgttttcttcaAGGCAGAAGACTCGGTATCGGTTTTgatcagagctgctgcagcctcagagCTGGGGCTTGAAGGCGTTCCCTCTATCGCGGGGAGAGGAGCATCGCAGCCCCAGGCTCCTGCAGCGCCAGCTCCCGCCCCAGGCTGAGCTCAGAGCCTAAAAACAGCCGCCTGGCCTTATTGAGAGAGCTTAATCAGAAGCCGAGACAGGTGGCTCGGCCAGGCCCAAGGTCAGGGGTTTCTTGGTCACAACAAAGCCGGAGGCACCGCAGCCTCCCACCAGCCTCTCTCTCCCCCGCCAGCCCTtgtccctcccagccctctcCCAGCACACCACACGCCTGTTTGCCCTGATACAAGTTTTATTACATAGTCGTAATGGCACTGCAGGAGTAAGATAGTCGTTAGAGCCCTAAAACCCAGCctgaaaaatatacatttacatATGTCGTTAACCCCCCCTCGCTCTTCGCCTACTGCAGGGCTGGTCAGAAAGCAGGAAACTAGTTTCTCTTCagtaagaaaatatatgttgctaaatgaaaaatatacagTTAGAAGAGTTACTGGCTCGTAAGCTGCTTGTTGGGGGGGTTAAACCTCTACCAGCTCCCGCGTGTTTAACTAGGGTTCGTTCACATGTAAAAGACAGAGGTATAGTGTATAAAAAGGCAAAGTTCAGGTGTGCTCGTTTGCTTGGTCCAATTAAGAAATGGCCTTGGCTTCAGGCAGGAACGCTTCCCAGTACTTCaccagctgcagagagaaagaaagagtcaGGAGCCAGCACAGCTCAAGTCCAGCACTAATGAGCTTTCAGCAGGACTGAGAAGCTTTTAGGGAGGCAGAAGCTCCTCCAACACACACAGCTTGCAGTCAGGGCAGGGTGtgcagccccccaaaaaagtcaGGCATCCAGCAGGGTGCAATTTTTCAACGTGCAGCTCTCCCGTTAGCTGCTGTGGGCAAcgtggggggcagaggggagcggGATGCTCACCACCGCAGGGGTTTGTGCCTGTGGGGGCTCACATGGAGCTCCAGGAGGTAAAGGAGGGCTGGCTGCCGGCATCGGGGACACTCACCTGCTGCTGAGAGTTTAGTAACGTCTCAAGGTACTTAGTCACGTGTTTTCTGAAGTCCTTGGATTTCTCTTTCTGCAAGAGACAGTTGCAGAAGTgagcagaaagctgcagcaaccACCAAAACCCTCTGGCCTTTGCGGGGAGGATGAAATTCAGGGGGAAGAGACCAACAGGATTTTCCTGTTCCTCCTGGGGCCATGTCGGAGGGTCCCAGCTGCCTACATGCCGAGTGACCAGCACAAGAGCTGGAAACGCACAGGGTGAAGCTCAGCCCTGGCTgtgacagcagcaggacagatGAGCAGGCCCGGAGGAGTTTTGCACAACCTGCCCTTATTTTGATGAACGTGCTCACCTGCATACTTTGAGCAGGAGAAAATCCCTCTTTAGCCAacaacagcagctctgctgcaatGATGCCCCATTCAAACGTGCCTGAATTTGCAAATATTGCCAGCTGCTGTGGGAAAATCACACACCGAGGTTTGGGGCTCACCTACCTCGAACCGTATCACTTCCTTGCGGATCACGGCAGAAATCCGTTCAAAGTCCCTTTCATACTGCGTCACGCGAGACTCCCACTGCAGAGAGAGGAAGCACGCTGTTTCCAGGGTAAGGAAGCTTTTCGCTTCCTGTCTGAATAGTTTTTGACTGCTCGCAAGAGAGCTGATGCCAGCACTTCTGGTCCTCACATCGACTTGCTGCATGGCTGCATCCTGTGTCTGAGCTTGCTGCGAGCCCAGCACCCCTTATGCAAAGCCACACAAAGCGGGACCATAAccagcccctcctgcagctTTTGCGGCTTCCCGAGGCCTTGCTAAAGGCTGGCTTCTCCTCTTTGCAAGCCTGGCAAGAGATACCCACCCCTCCAGCTCAAAACGTCTCCTCTCACACTGCTCAGAGAGCACAGCACGCCTCACCTCTGAAATCTCCTCTTTGGCCTGCTGCAGCTTGTCAGGTTTGTTGGCCCAGAGCAGCCTGGCCTCCATCTCCCTCTTCTTCTGCAGCATGGTCTGGGCGTCCTGCCACCGCTGCCAGGTCTTCATGCGCTGGTCAAAAGctccctgaaaggaaggagcagaggctgagctGGCACGTCCCCAAACAAGCTGGGAGCAGCGCCTCGGGTGcgcagggctcagcaccagggcAGCCCGTGAGCAGCACAGCTGTACCCTGTGCCACctcacagcagctgtgctggtgaCAGTGACATCCACGCCATCGGCGAGGGGGACACCAGCTAACGGCAGAACTGCTTCATCAGCCAGGTCCTGGACCTGAGCACAACTGAAGCTCCCAAAAAGGCCAGAACACGGAGGTTTTTCCTCGCTGCTCTGCCAGGGAAGGAGCCCAGGCACTACAGCAACCAGCTTCAGGAGCAGCTCCAAGGCCTCCCTCGGTACAGAGCCCCTTTTATTACTTCACTGGGAACATCCAGGGCAAGGAGCTGCCTTCACCAGTCCCACATTGGTTCCCCTGCAGAGCACAGTGACCACGAGTCACTGCAGAGCACCTGAGCACCTGCCAGGAAATACTTTTTGTAAACCACCAGCCCAAGCAAGGAAGATCCATCAAATTTCTGAGTGCATCCAGCCAGATGGTGGGGAAGAGccagaagaacagaaagcagTGCCTGACAGCCTGGTCAAAAGGACAGAGCAGCCAAAAGACAGGTGAAGTCTGAGGCAATGTTACAGCTCCTTAGCAGAACATCCCAGACGAGTCCTGTTACCTCCAGCACTATCAGAGGTCTTggtcctgccctgcagcacccacctcTCCCAGTAAGGAGCACAGCAGACCAAGCAGGCTGCGTTCTGGCCTCTGCAGGTTCCAGAAACAGATGCTCCGAGATGGGACAAGTTTGGGGCAGAACCAAGTCAGCCTGCCAGACCTGGAGGTCACTTGGGGCTTGTACCATtcagcctccagcacagcagcctgcGCACCAGGCAGGCCGCAAAGACTTCAAGACCCGGGCTGTTCCCCAGCAGGTGCCTGGCAGCTCTATTTGCAACACAGATCATACtttgcagcacctgcagccttCTCTGGAAGGGCTGAGGCCACCTACATGCCACGAGCTTGCTCCTTATCCCCCTGAAGGACAACAGCATAGCCAGGTCTCACCTACCCTGCTTTCCTGATGCAGCAGCAAGTTTGCCCTCTGCCTGGAGAGATCAGAGGTACCATGCCCTGCACTTGTACTCAGAGGACCAGCTGCCTCCTGGCACACCTAGGCTTAAGATCTGCACTAGCACCAGTGGTTTGCCCTACAGCTTGGCTCTGAGGATTACCCCAACGGCGTGCTTACCCTTACAACTGAGAGGAGGCGGATGTAGTCTCCCAGGAGCTCAGCCAGGAGGAAGAAGTCATTGTTAGCCTGTTCCTGGTGCAGCTGTTCAATCTTCTCTTCCACCTCAGCCAGCTGGGACAGTGCCCGGGACAGGGCCGTGTTGTCCTCCGAGCTCCCCAGCATGGCCAGACTCTTTGCAAACTGTGCTGTATTCAACGCTAGCTCTGGTGAATGGAATAAAAGAGTCAACCACGGGCTCTGCCACACCGGGTGCTCCGTGAGACAAGCCCCAGCCTAGAGTTCAGCCCTGGGAGCTGCTTTTCTCTAGCCCCAGGAAAcatcagcaggcagagccagcaccaCCTGAGAGCTGGCAGCTTCTGCAGGACGTTGGGAACCCCAGCCAGGAGAGGCAGCAGTGGGAGGACAGGCACAGGTTTGCGGAAGTCAGAAAAGAcatgcagaggaaggaaaaacattccTGCTCCTTGCCAGAGGACAGCTTGGCAATTAGCAACAAGATCAGCTCTGCTCTGGTTTGCTACAGCAGCTTTCACCCACCAGGGCACTATTTCACATCCTAAGCTTGTACAACTGGACAGAAGACATATGAAATTatcattttacttctgtttcCCATGACAAAGAGGCCAAGAGTCCCTTATAGCAAGGAAGCACTGCCGTATCTTCTCACACCTGATCACCGGTGGTCTCCAGCCAGGCATTGCACACGGCTTAACTGTTACGGCCCAAGCTACAGAGCAAGTGGTACCAAGCTCGTTACCTTTCCTGTGGTTCACTAGCGTTTCCACAACAGCATGCAGCTTCCGTAGCCGCTGCTCCTCACATtccacctcctgcagcttctcctcGAACCACTGAAATGGACAGACCCAGAGCTGGTTCCCAcatcctctgcagggctgcagagctgtcCTTGCATCTCTCACCAAAAGCTGAGAGCAAGGATGAGGACAGCCCAGAGGTATCCCAATACTTACTATGTCCGATTCATTCATCTTAATGGTCATTTTACTGACAGCATCGGTAGCTTTGTTGAACATCTTCAGTATTCCTGCTCCACTCAGGGCCTGGGTGCCTACTGCTCTCGGCAGCTGTAGAGAAATAGGGAAGTTTGCTCTGCCAGGAGATAAAAGTCACTTTTGAGAGCAGCCACCACAGTGGCATTATTTCCGTATGTGGGCCCCTGGACGTTGGtgtttctgcagcacagctaTGGCAAAGGATTAGCCAGACACTGCCCAAGCAGTGGCACAGCCTGCAGAGCATTTCAAATAATGGGACTGGAGTTTTCAAGCAAGTAAGGAGTTCCTGAACCCTACACTGTATCTGGGTCTGTCTGGTCTGCTTGGCCAAGGTAACACATCTGCAAGAACCAGCTGTCCTTCCTGAATCCCTGAACCAGCAACCCAAGCTTCCACAGGTCATGCAGGCACACAAGTGCTTTGGAGAATCCCTCcaaaagccagcagcagctcacacCGCTGGGGACACTCTAGCAGAGTGTGCCTTCATGCTGCGAAATACTCTGCCACTGTCATTTTTCAGACCGCTGGTTAGAAGTGAGGCATTTCCATGAAGTCTGCTCCTACGCCAGAGCCCTTCAGCACAGCATTGCCCAGATGCTCAGTCTGGAATGGTCGTGCTCTCCTTGCGGGAGCAGGGACCACCTCAGCCACCCAGTTCAGCAGAGGCAGCTCCCCCCTAACAGCTGAGCATCAGGCAAGTCAGCACCAGCCCCGCTCACCTCAAACAGCAGGCTACGCTCCCACCGTGAATTTCAGAACACTCAACCCCTGTCCTCAACGTGTGTCCCCACCATGATGTAAACAAGCTTGGCCACAGCTTGTTATCCGTGTATAGTTTTTAGATATGCACTAACACACAGAAGAGGTCCTGTTCTCCCCATCGCTGGTTAAGAGCTCTTAGAGGATCCTGCTGCTTCTCACTGAGCTTTGAAGCATCACGCCTTGTTAACTTCTTGTGCACTGTTAGCTTCTGTGCTCCCAAGGTACTCATAGCTACATCATTCCACCCCACTGACCTCCTCCTTTTCCAAGAACTCCCTGACGTCTGGGTCTTGCAGCATGGTTGGATGGCTGACAACTCTCCGTAGGTACCTGGGGAAAGGAACGCACCAAGAGTTACCTCTGTTGGAGCAAGCCTGGCTCCGAGACATCTCGGTGAGCTGCAGCATGCTTGTTATTTACTCCGAAATGGCAGTTCAGTAGCTGAAGCCAGACCCAACAAGCTGTTCTCATCCTCCCACCAAGAGCCCTCCCTCCCTGGGGACTCTTGTGAGACGAGTCAGCAAGACCAGGCCCGCACTAATACTCTCTGTATCAAGGTTACTTGATACAACAACTGACCGAGATCCAGTCTTACATTCCTTTACAATGACACTTTTACCAGATCTTCGGAGGCTGAAGCTGGAGGTGTACAGCATCCTGATGCTAACTACAGCAGTCAATTCAGGTGGCAGAGCAAAGGCCACTGGTGGCTGGATAGTTAGGGTGGCAGTTAAAGAGACCAAGATATTTCTCACCTGATCTGCTCTGTTTGTACTGCTATTTAACATCCATATTTTTTGGCTCAAGACAGCTCAGTTTCCTCTCTGCCTTGTCAGCAGAATTTGGCCAGATTTGGATCAAGCACCAGCAGGGGCTTTTGAAGCAGGAGACAGTTTTAAAGTCAAAGCAACCTTCCAGTTGCAACTCTTCAGTGGCCTTCAGGTTCACTCTAAGCCTAGCACCAGACTGCTTTTCTCGTGTAGGGAGGAGAGTGCAGCCAGGCTGACCTTTCAGAGGTGCCTTGCTTGGCTCAGGCACGAGGGGATAGCTGTTGGGATCTGTACCTCTCTAGAGCAGCCCGTCTTTTTTCTAGGAACTCTGCAGAGGAGGAATCTTCTTTCCCAACTTTCACTTTGGTCATTCCTAGCATAGAAGGAAGGCGCAATTAAGGAGTGGCTTCAAACTGAACGTACAAGGCTGTGAGGTCTGTTACAGAGTACAGACTACCAGGGTGATGGTAGAGGATTCTGACCTTACATCAACAAGAGCTACttggaaaattaaaatctgcTTATGCCTACATCTAGCACAAATCTGCATCCAGAAGAGAGACAGAGCAATGCTAAGCAAGATTTGAGGGCCTACAGGTCCAGACCCAAGTGACCAACAATTCAGTGACAGTGCAGAGGACAAGGTTGTACTCTGCTTCAAGCAGATGCAGAGCCACCCATCAAATTTAACAAGGCTTTAAGCCCAGAGCTCCAAGTATGGAGCCAGCAGAGTTTTGTTTGTGCCACAGAACCCACATTATTTTATGTGCCTGCTTCCCATACTGCTCTGCAGCTTGCCTCTCAGCTTGGAGACTGCAGGCAGGCCTGTTTTTGGGGCACAAGGCTCAACATCAGAAGGATGAGATCTACAGCAGCGCTCTGCACCTCCACCACTCACCTATGAGACTCTTCTCAGGCGGTGGAGGCACGATGAACCCATTTTGGGCATGCTTCTCCGACAACTTCTCATAGAGACCCAGAAAGTCACTGAACCtccttttcactgaaaactGCTTGCTCCTGAACATTGGCATGCTCGTCTGAGGGAAGAGACGAGACTCAGGTCAGACTCAGCCAGGGAAGCTTGCCTGTGCATGCACTATGTGCACTGTCACTTCTGGGGATGGAAATAGGACAGCTTGAGCTCTGTGGGATTGGAGGAGCACGCCAGGCTGCACTGAGCAAGCTTTGGCCTAGGTTTTCAGCAAATCACCTCCTAAGAGCCCTCCCTGTGGTGATGCTGCAGTGTTAACGCCACTAAATAACAGAGCAGCTGTTACTGTGGCCACAGGAAGCCTGCTAAACCCTGCCCACTGCCTAATCCCATCATCCCTGCTCCCCACAAGAACAGGGACCACTGTTAGGTTGCACATAAGGCTTCAGGGGCCATCAGCAGCTTTTGACAGTATTTGCAGAGCAAGGCTGGAGGCTAACaaatcccctgtccccatcacaCACCAGCACCTTTGCACCACAAGACGCAGTGCCTGTGGCCCAACAGCTGCTGGACAGACAGCTAGGAAAGGCTTTTTGGAGAGCTCAGAGAAGTGCCCAAAGCTCcaaagcagggcagcagctgcagaaagcttGATTTCTTGCGACTAGCCCAAGAGAACAGGTCCTGACAAGAGGCTAGCTAGCAAGAGCTGTGTTCACATCAGCCACAGAGCCAGCATCTGGGGCTCTCCCTAGCAGATGCTATTCCTGCTGCTCAATCCAATGCTGAGCGGAGGTATCAGCCAGGACTGCAGtggctggaactggctgaaAGTCAGTCCCTTTCCAAATAGATTCAAACCTATTTCTCAGCTAGGCTCATCCTTTGATCTGTAGGAGTGGATTATAACTCACGAATCCATGTAGATTCAGACCTCCCATCTATTTAGGTCACTGTTGACTTGATGTGGAAAGGACAACCCAGCTGcctcagagcagggaaaaaaaggcatcttaTCTCAGAAGCAACGAGTTACACCTACCTGTGTTGACACTTTGTAGGCTACGTACGCATTCATGCCATCCCCtatgggaaacaaaaacaaggcGTTAGTAACCCAACATCAGACTTTTGCATCACCTGGAGGCTTCGGTGACTGCAAAGCACCAGGTGCCAGCCATCTCCTGGCCTTTGCCTGCTTCACTGGTTCTGATCCGAGCCCCAAATCTGCATGCAGATCCTCAGGCGGCATCCTTCTGCAGGACCCTGGACCCCTGCCCACTAGGCATTTCCCCAACCTGACTGCTTagctctccttttccttccccaggcagccaaCGCTGACAATCAGATGCTTGTTAAGCTGATGGCGTTTGGGCTAACTCCACACATCTGCTCAGCACGTAACAATTCAGCGGCTGTGCAGCACATGAAGTAGTCTATTCAGAGGATGCAAGTCAGACGGCCCCTGGCTGCGTGTGGTTTGATTCCGAGACATCACAGGcagtttttttctccagctaaTACAGAAATCCCCTTGTCTGGGGAAAGGAGGGTTTACCTGGTAGTTCAATCAAAGGGCATCCTCAGAAATCAGATACCGACCCAATACACCTCTGATTTAGAGGTCAGCGCACCTCCCAGCTCCGGACGTCACAAGCTGGCTGGGCTCAGGTGGGTTCTCTGCAGACTGCCCTGGAGCTGGCTAAGTTGCTCTGATCCCCACTATCAACAGAGAAAGCCTCGTGCTTCTCAgagccccacagctgctggggaaggtgcCAGAACATGGGACAATACACTTGATTTTAGGCTGAGGAAGTTCTGCCTCCTCCTTGCCAGCTGCACACAGGACAGCGCTGCCTAGAGGTCAAGCAGAGTTGTCACCATAATCCCAGACACCAAACTCTGCTAGTGTTTGAGCAGAGTTTGAGCATCATGCTTCCCCCTCCTAAAACCCATGCCTGGGTCTCTGCTTTCGAGCTGCCTGGTTTACTGAACCTGCTGCCACCTTGCTTGTTGGTCCTacactttttgctttctttcgcTTCATTTCCTCGAGATGTTGGAAGAAGTTTTGCGGAAGTCACTCAACAGTCAGGTTTGTGTTTGCAGAGACAGCTCGAAAGCATGACGTGTGGGGACAGTAGCTGCACTCAGTCCTACCGCCAAGCCTCGCTTGCCTAACTGTGCTTCACCCCATGCAGCAAGACAGGACGGTAACTCACCAACTTTCTCTGGGTCACTCACTCCTACAGTCAGTTCAAATTTGTCCTCCTGTTCctcttcttccagctgtttAAAGTAAGCACACAAGGACAGCAAGTTAACACTAGAAATCCAGGCTTCAGTCCACTCCAAACCACGAAGTCCCACACGTTACTGCGCTTGTCGTACTGCCGAGGCATCTTTGGTATTTCAGTCTAGCCAAGGTAGCTCTGTAAAGCCCTTGGGCTTCTCACTTATGTTGAGTCTCCGCGTCCCAAGTATCCCAAACAGGCTTTGTCTTTACAATGCTGTCTGCTCAGACTGGTGCACAAACTGACCAGTGCTAAGCGGAAACTCTGCGGAGTGGAGCCTCAGCCCAGCTCTGCGCAAGATGGTTCCCTCTGGGCTCCTTTACGTcatgatttctgttttcatttgaaactgCAGAAGACACTGAATGCACACAGAAGGTAAGTTATACTGCGCAGGCACGCAGGGATGGAGAGCCACGACAGCAACCGGCAGACCCAGTCTGCGCTGGTCTTTCAGTCAAATCCTGCTTTGCTGAAGGTCAGCAGGCGGCAACAGCAAAAGTACTGCCTCTGACAGCCCACGGGGGCTTCAGGCTTGCTCAGAGAGCATTATGCTTCCTTGTTAGCAGGATGGTAAAGCACCAGGCCTCACACG
This Anser cygnoides isolate HZ-2024a breed goose chromosome 11, Taihu_goose_T2T_genome, whole genome shotgun sequence DNA region includes the following protein-coding sequences:
- the SNX22 gene encoding sorting nexin-22 isoform X2, which translates into the protein MIVVSIPAAEPEATARSPEKAHTVFLVEVLCNGRRHTVAKRYSEFQALHKRIKKTCKVPDFPPRRVPNWVPKVLEQRRQGLELYIQGVLCRNKELPQDVLDFLKVRRCQQDPKGSSPPSHPPSQRPVLGFHTDPYVRLPGTDALPDTVLSGVLQGLYAPWSCCPRAAVSQGQPGS
- the SNX1 gene encoding sorting nexin-1, which encodes MASGGAGGSRSPSPGPHLPPPFPPPHGDGEAADSDTEGEDIFAGTSKPPAPKRESLLPVSSSSKENGVRVEQDDQDLFADATVELSLDSTQNNQKKELAKASNPAPSLEVAASSSSRNPPKSYEELEEEEQEDKFELTVGVSDPEKVGDGMNAYVAYKVSTQTSMPMFRSKQFSVKRRFSDFLGLYEKLSEKHAQNGFIVPPPPEKSLIGMTKVKVGKEDSSSAEFLEKRRAALERYLRRVVSHPTMLQDPDVREFLEKEELPRAVGTQALSGAGILKMFNKATDAVSKMTIKMNESDIWFEEKLQEVECEEQRLRKLHAVVETLVNHRKELALNTAQFAKSLAMLGSSEDNTALSRALSQLAEVEEKIEQLHQEQANNDFFLLAELLGDYIRLLSVVRGAFDQRMKTWQRWQDAQTMLQKKREMEARLLWANKPDKLQQAKEEISEWESRVTQYERDFERISAVIRKEVIRFEKEKSKDFRKHVTKYLETLLNSQQQLVKYWEAFLPEAKAIS
- the SNX22 gene encoding sorting nexin-22 isoform X3; translated protein: MIVVSIPAAEPEATARSPEKAHTVFLVEVLCNGRRHTVAKRYSEFQALHKRIKKTCKVPDFPPRRVPNWVPKVLEQRRQGLELYIQGGSRALQVLRFFSHRSSSHPPSQRPVLGFHTDPYVRLPGTDALPDTVLSGVLQGLYAPWSCCPRAAVSQGQPGS
- the SNX22 gene encoding sorting nexin-22 isoform X4, which translates into the protein MIVVSIPAAEPEATARSPEKAHTIKKTCKVPDFPPRRVPNWVPKVLEQRRQGLELYIQGVLCRNKELPQDVLDFLKVRRCQQDPKGSSPPSSHPPSQRPVLGFHTDPYVRLPGTDALPDTVLSGVLQGLYAPWSCCPRAAVSQGQPGS
- the SNX22 gene encoding sorting nexin-22 isoform X1 — encoded protein: MIVVSIPAAEPEATARSPEKAHTVFLVEVLCNGRRHTVAKRYSEFQALHKRIKKTCKVPDFPPRRVPNWVPKVLEQRRQGLELYIQGVLCRNKELPQDVLDFLKVRRCQQDPKGSSPPSSHPPSQRPVLGFHTDPYVRLPGTDALPDTVLSGVLQGLYAPWSCCPRAAVSQGQPGS